Part of the Calliopsis andreniformis isolate RMS-2024a chromosome 12, iyCalAndr_principal, whole genome shotgun sequence genome, TAAAAAAGATATCCGTGCATATTATTTGTAACGTCTGTGTATAACTTTTCTGTATGAACATCAACGAGGTGTAGTGATGTCCTCGTACACGTTCTCGCAGAAGACGTTCACGCCCGTACCGCCGGAGAAGGGTAGTTTTCCGCTCGACCATGAGGGTGTCTGCAAAGAGATCATGATCGAGTATATGCGCTGTTTGACTGAAAATAAGAACCAA contains:
- the LOC143186390 gene encoding uncharacterized protein LOC143186390 produces the protein MSSYTFSQKTFTPVPPEKGSFPLDHEGVCKEIMIEYMRCLTENKNQNTRCRKFAKDYLACRMDNQLMSREEWSTLGYADQVKEP